A portion of the Microlunatus phosphovorus NM-1 genome contains these proteins:
- a CDS encoding RNA polymerase sigma factor yields MTAKPTYEKPPYEELVRDHGIRVWRVCRAILGPADADDAWSETFLAGLRAYPNLPTDADHGAWLATIAYRKAIDAVRARQRRATPTADIETGPHSAGLQPAESTLGRPGAGPDEDLVDAVRSLPDKQRLAVTLHYLADLPYAQVAAEVGGTPDAARRAASDGLRTLRKRLANPTSGGPR; encoded by the coding sequence ATGACTGCGAAACCGACGTACGAAAAGCCACCGTACGAAGAGCTGGTCCGGGACCACGGGATCCGGGTTTGGCGGGTCTGCCGGGCCATCCTTGGCCCGGCCGATGCAGACGACGCCTGGTCGGAGACCTTTCTGGCCGGGCTACGCGCCTACCCGAACCTGCCCACCGACGCCGACCACGGTGCCTGGCTGGCCACCATCGCCTATCGCAAGGCGATCGACGCGGTACGCGCCCGCCAACGTCGAGCCACACCCACCGCCGACATCGAGACTGGCCCTCACTCGGCCGGCCTTCAGCCAGCTGAGTCGACACTCGGCCGGCCGGGAGCAGGCCCGGACGAGGACCTGGTCGATGCGGTGCGGTCGCTGCCTGACAAGCAACGGCTCGCGGTCACACTCCACTACCTCGCCGACCTTCCGTATGCGCAGGTCGCCGCTGAAGTCGGTGGCACCCCTGACGCTGCCCGCCGGGCAGCATCAGACGGCTTGCGTACGCTGCGGAAACGGTTGGCGAACCCAACCTCAGGAGGACCACGATGA